A DNA window from Bubalus bubalis isolate 160015118507 breed Murrah chromosome 22, NDDB_SH_1, whole genome shotgun sequence contains the following coding sequences:
- the LOC102399486 gene encoding cytochrome b5 isoform X4: MAEESSKAVKYYTLEEIQKHNNSKSTWLILHYKVYDLTKFLEEHPGGEEVLREQAGGDATENFEDVGHSTDARELSKTFIIGELHPDDRSKISKPSCSSLEDLCCCWCSPHPSSAFHSW, from the exons ATGGCCGAGGAGTCCAGCAAAGCCGTTAAGTACTACACCCTGGAAGAGATCCAGAAGCACAACAACAGCAAGAGCACCTGGCTGATCCTGCACTACAAAGTGTACGATTTGACCAAATTTTTGGAGGAG CATCCTGGTGGGGAGGAAGTCTTAAGGGAACAAGCTGGAGGTGATGCTACTGAAAACTTTGAGGATGTTGGACACTCTACAGATGCTCGAGAATTGTCCAAAACGTTCATCATTGGGGAGCTGCACCCG gATGACAGATCAAAGATATCCAAGCCTTCG TGCAGCTCTTTGGAGGATCTTTGTTGTTGCTGGTGCTCACCACACCCGAGTAGTGCATTCCACTCATGGTAG
- the LOC102399486 gene encoding cytochrome b5 isoform X2, which produces MAEESSKAVKYYTLEEIQKHNNSKSTWLILHYKVYDLTKFLEEHPGGEEVLREQAGGDATENFEDVGHSTDARELSKTFIIGELHPDDRSKISKPSLHYFHLPSCEALMLCWCGASGVLLNNFSSPKKLTSYLALVTPLFGADCVFPEPSAAHFHGTDKKDLSQKVLEGKPGGSCECPWHLRISWWVTV; this is translated from the exons ATGGCCGAGGAGTCCAGCAAAGCCGTTAAGTACTACACCCTGGAAGAGATCCAGAAGCACAACAACAGCAAGAGCACCTGGCTGATCCTGCACTACAAAGTGTACGATTTGACCAAATTTTTGGAGGAG CATCCTGGTGGGGAGGAAGTCTTAAGGGAACAAGCTGGAGGTGATGCTACTGAAAACTTTGAGGATGTTGGACACTCTACAGATGCTCGAGAATTGTCCAAAACGTTCATCATTGGGGAGCTGCACCCG gATGACAGATCAAAGATATCCAAGCCTTCG CTGCATTATTTCCATCTACCCTCCTGTGAGGCACTAATGCTTTGCTGGTGTGGAGCTTCAGGAGTGCTTCTTAACAACTTTTCAAGCCCGAAAAAGCTTACATCCTACTTGGCCTTGGTTACCCCATTGTTTGGGGCAGACTGTGTCTTCCCAGAGCCATCTGCAGCTCATTTTCATGGTACTGATAAGAAGGACCTCTCTCAGAAGGTGTTGGAAGGTAAACCAGGAGGCAGCTGTGAATGCCCCTGGCATCTGAGGATTTCTTGGTGGGTGACGGTGTGA
- the LOC102399486 gene encoding cytochrome b5 isoform X3, with protein MAEESSKAVKYYTLEEIQKHNNSKSTWLILHYKVYDLTKFLEEHPGGEEVLREQAGGDATENFEDVGHSTDARELSKTFIIGELHPDDRSKISKPSESIITTIDSNPSWWTNWLIPAISALVVALIYHLYTSEN; from the exons ATGGCCGAGGAGTCCAGCAAAGCCGTTAAGTACTACACCCTGGAAGAGATCCAGAAGCACAACAACAGCAAGAGCACCTGGCTGATCCTGCACTACAAAGTGTACGATTTGACCAAATTTTTGGAGGAG CATCCTGGTGGGGAGGAAGTCTTAAGGGAACAAGCTGGAGGTGATGCTACTGAAAACTTTGAGGATGTTGGACACTCTACAGATGCTCGAGAATTGTCCAAAACGTTCATCATTGGGGAGCTGCACCCG gATGACAGATCAAAGATATCCAAGCCTTCG GAAAGTATTATTACTACCATTGATTCAAATCCCAG CTGGTGGACCAACTGGCTGATCCCAGCTATCTCAGCGCTGGTTGTAGCCCTGATATATCACCTCTACACTTCGGAAAACTAA